One Halobacterium zhouii genomic region harbors:
- a CDS encoding DUF7332 family protein: MKPSRTVRVVLAAVVVLSSFAGVAAAGPSAGLADGHRFDIGDENPHITFWLHLDLLTNLGSAGDFGFNAVGTALDTRVVTVDLQLHFAGVGPLGEFLSDPFARFSVTAEWELHLPFLSAGPAADDSFDYRDNRTISP, from the coding sequence GTGAAGCCGTCGCGTACAGTCCGCGTGGTCCTCGCGGCAGTCGTGGTGCTGTCGTCGTTCGCCGGCGTGGCCGCTGCCGGTCCTTCGGCCGGCCTTGCTGATGGCCACCGCTTCGACATCGGCGATGAGAATCCCCACATCACGTTCTGGCTCCACCTCGACCTGCTCACGAACCTCGGGAGCGCCGGTGACTTCGGATTCAACGCCGTCGGCACGGCACTCGACACGCGGGTCGTGACCGTCGACCTGCAGTTGCACTTCGCGGGCGTCGGGCCGCTCGGCGAATTTCTCTCGGACCCATTCGCGCGGTTCTCCGTCACCGCGGAGTGGGAACTCCACCTGCCGTTCCTCTCGGCGGGGCCGGCCGCCGACGACTCCTTCGACTACCGGGACAACCGGACAATCTCCCCCTAG